Within the Acidimicrobiia bacterium genome, the region GGTCTCGCTGCCGGCGTCGCCTACGCGGAGGGCTTTCGAAGAATTCGATTGGGGTAGATGCGGTGCCGGAGGCACTCGCCGAGTATTACGGAGCCTTCTTGCCGCGGCGCCACTCAGCCATCGCGCGCAGTACGAGGACCGCGACGATTCCTACACCGGCTGCGCCGATGACGGCCCCGATGACGGTTGCCAGCAGGCGCGACCCCGCGCAGCTGCGCGTGCAATCGATGTCGGCGATGCCGTAGCCGATCACGCCACCGAAGAACCCGGCCACGACCACGCTCACGAAGGCGAGGAGGAACGCGCTTCGCGACGGCATCGTCGGCGGGGCATCGCGCCCGATCGGCTCCTGCATCTTGCTTCGCTCTCTGCGGGGCGGGGCCCACTTTGATGGTCGACTCCGCAGGCTCCACCCGCGGGCGTTCGCTCACTGAATTGAGCGTTGCCGCTGATCGTACGGCCACGGATCGGGTCGCCCTGGTGGTCGCGCTCGCTCGGCACCGGGGTACCCGGTACCGCCCTGCGGGCCGCTCGGCTGCTCCTATCCTGAGCGGTGATGCGGGAGTGGCTCGTTGCCGGCGCGCTCGTCGAGGCACCGACGGGTGTGCTGCTCGTGCGCAACGTGCGCCGCGGCGGGCGCTCCGACTGGAGCACGCCGGGCGGCGTCATCGACGCGGAGGACGGCTCGCTGCTGGAAGGGCTCACGCGCGAGGTGGAAGAGGAGACCGGCCTGCACGTGACCCAGTGGGAAGGTCCTCTGTACGAGGTGGTCTGCGAAGCGGTCGATCTCGGGTGGACACTGCGCGCGGAGATCCATCGCGCGCTCGAGTACGAAGGAGAGCTTCGGGTCGAGGACCCGGACGGCATCGTCGTCGAGGCTGAGTTCCTACCGGTCCACGAGTGTGTCGAACGACTGGCACCAGGTGCGCGCTGGGTCCACGAGCCCCTCTGCGAGTGGTTGTCGGAGCGATGGGGACCAACGGCCGCGCGCGGCTATCGCTACGCGGTTCACGGCACGAGCCACGAGGCCCTCTCGGTGCGCCGCGCCACGACGTGACCGACGATGCGCAGCCGACGATCCTGCATGTCGACCTCGACGCGTTCTATGCATCGGTGGAGCAGGTCGACGACCCGGGTCTGACCGATCGGCCGGTGATCGTCGGAGGGCTCGGACCGCGCGGCGTGGTCGCTGCGGCCAGCTATGAGGCTCGGCAGTTCGGTGTGCAGTCGGCGATGCCCATGGGTCGCGCTCGACGGGCGTGTCCGGACGGAGTGTTCCTGGCCCCACGCTTCGAGCGGTACGAGTCGGCGAGCCGTGAGGTCATCGCGATCCTGCGGTCGTTCACCCCGCTGGTGGAGCCGCTCTCGCTCGACGAGGCGTTTCTCGATGTCGCGGGTGCGCGCCGGCTCCACGGCCCTGCGCCCGCGATTGCCGAGTCGATCCGCGCCAGCGTGCACACGAATACCGGGCTCACGGCATCGGTCGGGGTCGCGACCACGAAGTTCCTGGCCAAGATTGCGAGCGATGTGTCGAAGCCGGACGGCTTGCTGGTAGTCGAGCCAGGGACGGAGCTCGAGTTCCTGCACCCGTTGCCGGTCGAGCGGCTGTGGGGGGTGGGACCGGCGACGAGCAAGAAGCTGGCTCGATTCGGCGTGCGGACGATCGGTGATCTGGCCGCGCTTCCCGAAGAGACGATCACGGGAGCCGTCGGTGTAGCCCGTGGCCATCACTTGCACGCGCTCGCGTGGAACCACGACGAGCGCGACGTGGAGCCCGAGCAACGGACCAAGTCGATCGGTCACGAAGAGACGTTCCCCAAGGATGTCCTCGATCGAGCGATGCTCGAGCGCGAGGTCCTGCGTTTCGCGGATCGCGTTGCGTCTCGACTGCGGGGCGCGGGACTCGTTGGCCGGACCGTGCAGCTCAAGATCCGCTACTCCGACTTCCAGACCATCACGCGCTCGCGAACCCTCGCCGAGCCCACCGACCTTGCTGGTGACCTGGCGCGTACGGGTGCCGCGTTGCTCACCGCCGTTGACCTGGGGAGCGGCGTCCGGTTGTTGGGTCTGTCGGTGCAACAGCTCGACACCGCTGGCGCGATCCAGGAGGCGCTCCTGCTGGATGACGATGCGAGCCCGACCGAGAGTGCAGCCGCGCATCGGCAACGCAGTGACTTCGAACGCAGCGTCGACCGCGTGCGGGCTCGATACGGCGACGATGCGGTCGCGCCGGCTCGCCTCATGCCCGACCGAGAGAAGCGCGGATCATGACCGTACGCGTCGGCATCGTTGGTTGTGGCTTTATCGGGACCGTGCACTCGTTCGCACTCGCGGCGCTGGTCAAGGCCGGCCTCGTCGATGCCGTCGTGACCGCAACCTG harbors:
- a CDS encoding NUDIX domain-containing protein — translated: MREWLVAGALVEAPTGVLLVRNVRRGGRSDWSTPGGVIDAEDGSLLEGLTREVEEETGLHVTQWEGPLYEVVCEAVDLGWTLRAEIHRALEYEGELRVEDPDGIVVEAEFLPVHECVERLAPGARWVHEPLCEWLSERWGPTAARGYRYAVHGTSHEALSVRRATT
- a CDS encoding DNA polymerase IV, translated to MGTNGRARLSLRGSRHEPRGPLGAPRHDVTDDAQPTILHVDLDAFYASVEQVDDPGLTDRPVIVGGLGPRGVVAAASYEARQFGVQSAMPMGRARRACPDGVFLAPRFERYESASREVIAILRSFTPLVEPLSLDEAFLDVAGARRLHGPAPAIAESIRASVHTNTGLTASVGVATTKFLAKIASDVSKPDGLLVVEPGTELEFLHPLPVERLWGVGPATSKKLARFGVRTIGDLAALPEETITGAVGVARGHHLHALAWNHDERDVEPEQRTKSIGHEETFPKDVLDRAMLEREVLRFADRVASRLRGAGLVGRTVQLKIRYSDFQTITRSRTLAEPTDLAGDLARTGAALLTAVDLGSGVRLLGLSVQQLDTAGAIQEALLLDDDASPTESAAAHRQRSDFERSVDRVRARYGDDAVAPARLMPDREKRGS